The candidate division KSB1 bacterium genomic interval CGACGTCAACGCTCCTTTGCAGGATCGATTTGCCGAGAGCATTCTGCTGACTTTAATCGAAGAGGGACCCAAAGCGCTGCTGGAGCCGCTGAATTATGACGTCCGCGCCAATGTGATGTGGGCGGCAACCCTGGCGCTCAACACCCTGATCGGCAAGGGCGTGCCGCAGGACTGGACCACTCATCAGATCGGTCACGAACTGACGGCATTGCACGGCATCGATCATGCGCGCACTTTGGCGATCATACTGCCCGCCGTCATGAAGCATCAGCGCCGATATAAAGCCGATAAAATCATTCAGTACGGCAGGCGCGTCTGGGGCATTCAAGAAGGCGATCGTGAAAAAGCAATTGATCTGGCGATCGAAAAGACGGTTGATTTCTTTCGCCGCATGGGAGTGCCTACTTCGCTAAGCGACGTATCCTTGACGCCTCAGGACGTTCAGAAAGCCGTCGAAGCGCACGCCAGACGCGGCAGCCGTCTGGGTGAGCATCGGCATATCGGCGCAAAAGAGATCGCCGAAATTCTGCAATTGGCCGCCTAGTTTTTCGTTCGAAAGCGCAGCAGCGGGTTCCCTGTCGGTCTGATCGGCAAGGGAACCCGTTTTTTATCTAAAACGCCGATATTGCCCAAACTTACGGCTGATTTTCGTTCGAGACCGACTTTGGTCGCGGGAACCTCTCTTTGGCGACGTGCTTGGTAGGCGCATTTCCGTGAACAACCGGATATAGAGTCACGATCAGGCTCGAGTACAGGATCTCATTCTTGGTTTCTTTGGTCGTAAACTGCAGAACTTTTTCAAAACGTTCATAAGAGCCGTCTGCCTGAAATCTGAAATTCTCGGGATCCCATTGCCGGCCGGTTGCAAACCAAAGCAAATAAGCGCCGTTCGGAATGCCTTGCAATTGGTAATCCTCGCCCTTACGGATATACACCGAAAAAAGCATCGTCGTATCGGGCAGCGTCAACACGGCGACAGCGTCTTTGTCGCCCAACTTGTTTTGAATCAAAAGTTCACCCAAGCCGTCGCGCTGCAGGCATGAGAAAAAGACATCCCCTGTGGCAAACGTTTGCTCTTGAAGCGCAAAAACTTCTCGGCTCAAGGCCGAAAGCCAAAGCAAACACACAAAAATGCACCTTTGCATGATGCCTCCCTCGCAGAATAAAACCCCGCAAATTTCAACAGTTTTAACCTGGCTCATTTTACGAATAATTTTATCCGCTTTTGCTGTCGAAAAATTCCATTTTTTACCATCTCCAGCCCATCCTCTTCAATAAAAATTAAGAAATCGTAAACCAACTCCAACTTTTGCTTGGCTTTTTCCCTCGGCGTGGCTATTTTTTTCTGAATCTATAGCATAGGTTGGGGATTGCAGCATGAATAGGCGCATGCTCTTTTTTCTTGCCTTCCTTGGAGGAGCAACCCTCATGTGCAACGAAAAGAAAAACATCGAGCCCTCGACGCGCCAAGGGGTCGTTGTTACGAAAATCACCTACAGCGGTTGGCCGGAATCCTACGAGCTGCGCAACGCGCAAGTCAAAGTGATTGTGGTTCCTGGAATCGGCCGCATCATGCATTACGGCTTTCGCAACGGCCCGAATATTTTGTGGACCAATCCGCAATATTCGGGCATTACGCTGCCGTCGGGACAGCCGTATCGCGAAAACGGCGCCTTGGCCTGGGCCAATTTCGGCGGCGACAAGGTGTGGCCGACCGAGCAGAGCAAGTTTCCCGAGATCAACGGCTACGCCTGGCCGCCGGACCACTGGTTCGACGGCGGCAGATACGACGCGGAAGAAATCCCCGACGGCGTGCGCATCATCAGCGGCGTCAGCGATTTTTGCGGCGCGCGCTGCATCCGCGAGATCACCCTGGCGGACAGCGGCACTGATCTGAGCATTCGGCAGACCATCCGTAAAGAAAAACGCGCCCGCAAAGCTTCGGTCGAACCGATCGAATTTACGATTTGGAACGTCACCCAGATTCGCAGTCCTCTCGCCGCCCTGTTCAATCTCAATCCCAACAGCTCGTTGCCGGACGGCATCCGGTTCTGGAGCGACGAAGCGCGCGCCCAGTTTTACCGACGCGGCTCGGTCGGCGTTTTTAAGCCGTCGCCGACCGTCTCGCAAAAAGCCGGCGCCGACTCGGACTATTGGCTGGCCGCCATCGTCGACAACGTTGTCATCGCCGAGTTCTTTCGGCGGCAGCCTGGCGTCCATCCGGACGGCGACTTGAGCGCCGAAGTCTACACCTCACCGCAATACACCGAGCTGGAACTGCTCAGCCCGCTGACCAAGCTGTCGATCGGCCAAGAGATTCACCACGACATCGTCTGGCGCCTGTATGCTCTGCCGAGCTCAGCGCGGACTGTGGAGGAAAAGATAGAGGTGGCGGCGGGGTGGTTGAGGAGCTTTGAATAAAAGAGATGACATTACATACTATGATAGTAACTCCTCATTATTTGTGATTGGTCCTTAACCTTTTTGGGAATAAGAGATAGTAAAAATAGAAGCCTCCGCAAAGGCTTGTTTGTGAAAATTGATAACTTAATTGACGCTATTCGTAACCATCGTGTCCGTATTACAGATCATGCTGATGAAGAGGCTCAGGCAGACGGATTGTCATTTGAAGAAATCTTTATCAGCGTATTGCGCGGCGAGATTATAGAACACTATGATAATGATAAGCCCTATCCAAGTTGTTTGGTATATGGGATGAACTTTTCCGGTGATGCGATTCACAGTGTATGGGCCTTTAATCCAGCAAATCAGTGGGCGGTTTTAATCACCGTCTATAGACCTGATCCCGATCGATGGATTGACGGCAGAGTGAGGAGAAAGAAATGAAACCATTTGAAAAGTGCCCCGTTTGCGGCGGCGAACTTGTGGAGAAAGAGGTAGAGAAATTACTAAAAGGAGGCAGGCACACGGCGGTAATCCGCGTACATGCTGAAGTATGCCTACAATGCGGTGAAAGACTATACGACGATGAAACAGTCCAGCGTTTTGAGCAAATTCGACAAAAACTGGAACGAGACCAAGTTGAAAAATTCGAACCGATCGGGCAGACGTTTCAGGTTTCTTGAATGAGCTATTGTAAGGTGGATTCAAGTTATAAGTGCAACAGATGAATTAAGGAACAGTTCGGCCGGAGTTTTATAGTCAAGACATTTTCTTTGCATACTATTTAAGCTGAATGATTTTGATCAATTCTTTGTCATTAACTCCAAAACTGCTTTTTCAGCATGTACCGGCGGATCAGGCCGTAGGATTTTTCGTTGAATCAGCGTTCCCATGCACTGTAGGGATAAGGGAAGGGAAAATCGGCGTCGACCAGTCGGGCGATTTAGTGATGTTCCAATAAACGATCGGGTTCGAAAAACATGGTCTAAGTTACGAGCATCTTGCGCTTTGAGTTTTGCCTGCGAAAATAAGGATATCGAAAATGACAAATTTGATCGAAAAATTTCAATATCCTTTGCACAAGCTCTTTCGATTCGACTGCGCCGACCTGGACTTTGGCATCTACCGCATCATGAATTACAAGCGGCAGGTGATCGAGAAGTGGATTACCGAAGACCTGCCCCGAACCGTTTCCGATGAATTGCGTCGCGATGCGCCGGCCGAGCAGGCAGCCGAGGGTTGGTTCCAACTCATGCGCCTTATCAAGCGCGTGGGTGGGCACATCATTAATTTCCTGGCGCAGATCGAAGACTTTCAGAAGATGCTCTGGGAGAAGAAGAAATCGGAGAAAAGCGGACGAAATGTCCGTGATCCTGGGAACGCGGACGTCCCGTCCGCAGTTTCGTCCGCAGAGCACAAAGGCCGGCACTCGCGCGGCTACCTGCCCCATTTCGACGCCGGAAACATCTTCCAATTCATCACCTTTCGCTTGCATGACTCTGTTCCCGCCTCCGTCATCGAGCAATGGAAACAGGAACTGCATTGGCGCGAGGGCCTGGCTGCCGACTCAAAAGAAACCGTGGAACTGCGTAAGCGCATTGAGCAGTATGCCGATAGCGGTAGAGGCGCTTGCTACCTGCGCAATGAACGCATTGCCCGTCTGGTTCAGGACGCCCTGAAATATTTTGATGGAGAGCGGTACCGCCTCATTGCCTGGTGCATCATGCCCAATCACGTCCACGTGTTGATTGAAGTGATGGACGTATCGCTTTCCAAGATCTTGCAAAGCTGGAAGTCCTACACGGCGCATGAGGCAAACAAACTGCTGGGTCGAAGCGGGGCGTTTTGGGGGCCGGATTATTTTGATCGTTATATTCGCGACGAAAAACATTTCCAGGCTACTGTTAAGTACATTCTGCAAAACCCAGTCAAGGCCAGGCTGGTTGACAGACCTGAACAATGGCCTTGGGCTGGGTACGTCGGCCTATCCGGAAATACCGGGAACGCAGAGATCTCAAGATCTCATCTGTACCATCTGCATCGTCTGCACAAAAAAGCGGAAACGTAAGCGGACGGGACGTCCGCGATCCCAGGGATTCCTTAACAAGGTGAGAAAATGACCAGACGTCAACTCTTTGGGCGATTAGGGGCGGCAGGTACGGCGGCTTTGCTGGGCCGCCGAGCCTTCGCTGCTGCCGCTGAAATTCCGGAGCGCCGCGGCCTGCCGGAGCTGAAAATCACGGATGTCAAAGCGATCACCACTGCGCCGAGCGGCATCCGCCTGACGGTCGTCAAGGTCGAGACCAGCGAACCCGGCCTCTACGGCCTCGGCTGCGCCACGTTCAATCAACGCACCCTGCCGGTGGCCGTGGCCGTCGATCAATACCTCAAGCCGTTCGCCGTCGGCCGCAGCGCCGACAACATCGAGGACCTCTGGCAGAACGCCTACACCAGCTCCTACTGGCGCAACGGTCCGGTGCTCAACAACGCCCTCAGCGGCCTCGACCAGGCGCTGTGGGACATCAAGGGCAAGCGAGCCGGCATGCCGGTCTATCAGCTCCTCGGCGGCAAATGCCGCTTTGCCGTCGACACCTATGCCCACTGCAACGGCCGCGATTTCAAAGAGCTCGAAGAGGACGTCAAGCGCAAAATGGCCGAGGGCTATCGCCATGTGCGCATTCAGCTGGGCGGCTACGGCGCCGCGCACCTGTCCAAGCCGCCGGATTTTCGCGACGCCGGTTTCGGCGATCCGCGCGACGGCCACATGGACGTTTACCCCTACATCGCCTCCACCGTAAAAATGTTCGAACACATCCGCAAAACCTGCGGCGACGAGATCGAGCTCCTCCACGATATCCACGAAAGAATCCCGCCCATCGACGCAATCAACCTCTGCAAACAGCTGGAAGAGTACCGACCGTTCTTCATCGAGGATCCTTTTCCGCCCGAGGCCAACGCCTGGTTTAAGCAGCTGCGCGCGCAGACCAGCGTGCCCATCGCCATGGGCGAGCTGTTCAACAATCCCCACGAATGGATCGATCTAATCGTTAATCGCTGCATCGACTTTATCCGCGTCCATATCTCGCAGATCGGCGGTCTAACGCCCGCACGCAAACTTGCGGCCCTGGCCGAAGCCTTTCAGGTGCGCACCGCCTGGCACGGCCCGGGCGACGTCTCGCCGGTCGGGCACGCCGCCAACATTCACCTCGATCTGGCGGTGCCCAATTTCGGCATTCAGGAAAGAGTGCTGTTCGACGAACGCACGCAGGAGGTTTTTCCCGGCTGTCCTTATGTGAAAAATGGTTATCTCTACGTCAACGAAGCGCCGGGCTGGGGCGTGGACATCAACGAGGCGGCGGCCGCCAAATATCCGTTGCCCGAGCATCCCGGCTACTGGAACCCGATCCGCCGTCGCGACGGCACGGCAGTGCGGCCATGAGATTGGGCAAGTATTCCATCGGCATCGGTGACCGCTTCGGCCTTGAAGGCGAGGCGCAGCTGGCCGCCCTGCAGCAGGCGCTCGCTTTGGGCGTCGAAATCATACCGGTGTGGAACAAATCCTTTCGCGAGCACTCGATCATCGGCAGCACGCCCGAACAAACGCGCCGCGCCGCCGACGCCGCCGTTCATGCGCGCAAATGGGCTCTCCCCTATTTCGTCGACGCCGATCATGTCGGCTTGAAAACCGTTGATCTGTTTATCGACGCGTGCGACTTTATTACTCTCGACGTCGCGGATTTCATCGGCAAACCCGCAGCAAAAGAGACGGTCGAGTCATTTGTCACCGCGCAGCGAAAACGGATCGGCAAAGTAAGCATGCCCGAATTCGACATTGTCCTTGATCTGAGCGAAGAAAGGCTGCGTGCCGCGGCGGCCAAATATCTTTGCGCCGTGCAGGAGGCCGGACGCATTTACCGCCGCATCGCCGAGCGCAAGCGCGGCGAATTCGTCATTGAGGTGTCGATGGACGAGACCGAGACGCCGCAAACGCCCGAGGAGCTGCTGGTCATCCTCGCGGCCATAGCCGAGGAAGACATTCCGGTGCAGACGATCGCCCCCAAGTTTTGCGGCAGCTTTTATAAAGGCATCGATTACGTCGGCAACGCGTTACAATTTGCTTACGAATTTGCCGCTTCGGCAGCGGCGGTGCATTATGCCGCGCATCATTATAATTTACCGGACAATTTGAAATTGAGCGTGCATTCGGGCAGCGACAAGTTTTCGCTCTATCCGCATATTCATCGCGTGTTAAAAAAGTTCAATGTCGGACTCCATCTCAAAACCGCCGGAACCACCTGGCTCGAGGAGCTGATCGGCCTGACGACCACGCCCAAGGGCTTGCGGATCGTGAAATCAATCTACAACGCCGCCCTCGAACGGTTCGATGAACTGATCCGGCCCTATGCCGCGGTGGTGAACATCGACCGGAGACGATTGCCGAACCCCGCCGAGGTCAGCAGCTGGGACGGCAGACAGTTTGCCGAGGCGCTCCGCCACGATCCGCACTGTCCGCACTTCAATCCGCACTTGCGGCAACTGCTGCACGTCAGTTTCAAAATCGCCGCCGAGCTGGGCGCCGACTTTATCACCGCGATCGAGGAGCATCGTGAGATCATTCACGAAAAGGTAAAATACAACCTGTTCGAGCGGCACATTAAACCGCTGTTTATAGACTGACAGCGGATAAACTGCCGCTGCCGATCATCTTGAAAGGAGGCTGTATGTGTTGCGGATGTCATGCGAGCGGCATCAACCGCCGTGAATTTTTAGGCGTCGGCGCGCTCGGACTGGCGGGCGCCGCATTGTCTTTTGCCGACAGCCAGCCGGTTGCCGCCTGGGATCCCGAGAAGCCGATGCTTCGCACCGGTAAACCGCTGACGGTGCAGCCGATGTTGGCGTATGAAATTCCTCAGCGCCGGCCGCAAACCTCGTGGCGCAATTGGGGCGGCATCCAGACCGAAGAACAAGTTGCCGCCGAGATGATAAGAATCGACCGAGAGCTTAAGGAGATGCAGAAAAAGGCGGATTTTGCCCTGATCGTCAAGCCGGTCGTCAAGGTGAAATCTGCAGAACAGGCGGCGCAGATCGTCAGCGCCGGCGGCTTTGATGTGCCCTTGGTCTATGCCGCAGGCGGCTGGACGAACATCCTCGAAACCTGCTGCACCGACAAGACCGACAATCTCATCTTTCTGCGCCATCGCTCCGGTCCGGTCTATCTGTGGTACGAGATCCTCCACAACCGCTTCCTGCGCAAGGGCGGCGACGGCTTTGATCTCGACCAGTTTCGCTATCCCGGCGGCATGACCGTGGACGACGTTGTTGTAGATGATTACAACGAATTATTGATCAAGCTGCGGGCGATCTACAGTGTGCACAATTTCCTGGGTCGGCGAATCGTTGCCCTGGGCGGCGCTTCGGGCTGGTGTAATGACGACGCGCCTCAAATTGCCCGCGAAAAGTTCAAGCTCGATATCGTCACCGTCGGGTATGACGATTTGGCGGTGCGCATCAAAAAAGCGCGCGCTGATCGCAGCCGCCTGCAAGCGGCGGAGTATGCGGCTGCGCAATACCTGGCCCTTCCGGAGACCGAGCTGAACACCGACCGAACGTTCGTGGTCAACGCCTTTTTGCTGCTGGATGTCATCAAAGGTTATTTGGAGGAGTATCAGGCCAAAGTTTTCACCATTATGGACTGCATGAGCGCAGTCATGCCGATTTCGGAAACCACCGCCTGCCTCACCCTGAGCCTGTTAAACGATGAAGGGCTGCTTGCCTTTTGCGAGTCAGACTTTAACGCCGTTCCCGCAGGCATTCTTTTGCATTACATTGCCGGTAAACCAGTCTTTTTTAACGATCCTACTTTTCCGCATCACGGCATGGTCACCTGTGCGCACTGCACGGCGCCGCGCCGTATGGACGGTCTCCGTTATGCCCGCGCCAAAGTGGTCACCCACTTTGAATCCGATTACGGCGCCGCGCCCAAGGTCGAGCTGCCGCTCGGCACGCCGGTCACCATGGTTTGTCCCGACGGCGCACAGAAAAAGTGGATCGGTTTTACCGGCTCGGTCATCGACAATCCGTTTCTCGACATTTGCCGCTCGCAGTTCGACATTAAAATCGACGGCGATTGGAAAAAGCTGCTTCGCGATCACCGCGGCTTCCACTGGCTCATGGCCGTAGGCGATTATTCCCAAGAATTGACTTTTGCCTGCCGAAAAATCGGCGTGGCGTGGGAAAATGTTTCACAGCCGACGGTTTGAGGCGCGATTTTGGGATAACATCAATATGAGGAAAAAATTATGAGAACATTGACATCGCTCGTTATGCTGATTTTGCTGATCGGCGCGGTCTCGGCGCAGCAGGCTGCCGGCGGCAAACTGAGCGTCATTGTCTTCGGCGCCCACCCGGATGACTGCGAGCTCAAAGTCGGCGGCATAGCGGCGCGTTGGGCTGCCGCCGGCCACCGCGTCAAGTTCGTCTCGGTGACCAACGGCGACATCGGCCACGCGACGCAGGCGGGCGGACCGTTGGCGCGGCGGCGAACCGCCGAAGTCAAAAAAGCGGCTGAAATCCTGGGGATCGAAAGCGAGGTGCTCGACATTCATGACGGCGAGCTGATGCCGACGCTGGAAAACCGCCGCGAGTTCGTGCGCCTCATTCGCGAATGGCAGGCCGACATCGTCATCGGCCATCGTCCGAACGACTATCATCCGGATCATCGTTATGTCGGCGTGCTCATGCAGGACGCCGCCTTTATGGTCACCGTGGCGCACTTTGAACCGCTGACGCCGCAACTGGCAAGAAACCCTATCTTCTTGTACATGTCGGACAACTTTCAAAAGCCGAACCCATTTGAACCCGACATTGTTGTTGCTGTTGACGATGTGTTCGAGCAAAAAGTCCAAGCCGTCTGGCAGCTCGAATCGCAGATCGAGAGCCTCTGGGCGACCGGCAATTTCGAAAAGGTGGTGCCGATTCCGACCGATCCTGACGGTCGGGCTGCGCGCTTTAAATGGCTGTTCGAGCGGCAGGCCGGCCGGGACGGCGGCATTGCAAACAAGTATCGCGACAAACTGATCGAACTTTACGGGCCCGAAGCGGGCGCCAGGATCAAATATGCAGAGGCGTTCGAGCTGTGCGAATACGGCCGGCAGCCGAGCCGCGAGGAACTGAAATCATTGTTTATGATTAAAACGCCTTGAAAGACGGGTGCGAATCATTTTAAGATGAATAATAAAGTCAATGCTTACCGAATAAGGAGCAAGGCCCCGATGAGCAAAGCCATTGATCCCGACGAACGCATTCGTAACATGACCTTCAGCTCAATATACCCTTACTACCTGGCGAAAATCGAAAAGAAGGGTCGAAGCAAGGAAGAGCTGCATCAGGTAATCGGATGGCTGACGGGTTTCAGCGAAGAGGACATCCATAGGCATATTCGGGAAAATTCGACCTTTGAAACCTTTTTTGCGCAGGCGAGGCTGAACCCGGCCGCTCATTTGATCACCGGTGTCGTATGCGGCTGTCGGGTCGAAGAGATAGCAAATCCGTTGACTCGGCAGGTTCGGTATTTGGACAAGCTGGTGGACGAACTGGCCAAAGGCCGCAAAATGGAAAAAATACTGCGCAAGGATTAGGCGGATTCGCCCTGCTTTTTCTAATGTCGTCCGTCGCTTTGGTTCCATAGCCGGATCAGACTCAGGTCGTCCTATGAAAACATACAACTTTGCAGTTCCTGATGACAAAACCGTTTCCAATCAACATGAAGGCGGCCTGAATTCGTAGAAACCTGATTCATCAAACCCAGTCAGCGGCAGATTTTGCCGCAGGGCAAGGGAAAGCTTATGTCACAAAAAGCCGCTTTGCAGGAATTATTGCCGTTTATCCGCATCTTGATTCTCGATCAGGATGCGGCAGGCGCCGAAAAGGCCAAACTCTTTTTAACGGCAAAAGGATTCCCTCATGTCGAATGCAGCCGTTCTGTCGCAGAAGCTTGGGAGCGCCTCGCGACTTATGACATCCTGATTCTCGATCCTTGGCAGATTGATACTGCCTTGTCCGCTCCGGATTTTCTCCAGTCAGTCGTCGAGGCATACGGCGATGATCAGGACATCATCCTATGGACAGATCGCCCCGTCCATCCGCTCGAGGTCGAAGCAAAATTTGGGGTGATCACTTTGGCAAAATCTCTATCGCTCGATGTTCTGTTGTCTTGGATTCGCCACAGCGCCAAACGGATCTGGTTGGAAAGGATCATCGACAACATTCCGGACGAATTGATCCTTATCGACCCGCGGCCGGAGACATTCGGCCGCATCCATTTTGCCAACAAAGCCAAGCGCGAGCGCTTTGAACAGGGCAAGCCGCTGCTGTACGATTATTGCTGGAGACGATTCGAGCGTCAAAATGAAGGCGATCGCCCTTGCGAAAGATGCATATCGAGGAATACGCTAAAAGAAAAGCATAGCGTGCGGACGTTCTGGGACTATACGGACTGGCAGGGACGAAAAGAGAGCGTCGATCTGCACGCCGTGCCGATCAGCGACCGAACGGGTGAAATTCGCGGCATCATCGAGACCTGTCGCGACCGTACGCAGCTGCACATTGCCCAGCAGTACATCCAGCGCATCGAGGCAGCCCATGCCTGGAACGCCAGACTCGACCTGTTTTTAGAGGGTTTTCAAGAGCTGGGTTATCCGCAGGCGCGCTTTTATCGGCGTATCAACAAAAACGGCCGTGACGTGTTTCAAGGCATCCGTCAGGTCGGCATGCAAATCCCCTTTGACATTACCCGATTCGAGATCGACGCCGAAACGGATATGCCGACCCAAATTTTGCTTAATGAGCGATTTCCGGTACTTTTTGTGATCAAGCCGAATACCGGTTATGTATGGGAGGCCTCAAAGGTCTACGCTCATCTCTATCGCGTTGATGAGCGTTTAGTGCCGTACAATGATATTTTTAAGAAAAAGCGCTGGGTAGAGATCCCGGTGACTGCCAACGGTGAACTCTTTGCCAAGGTTTCGGCTGATCCGGTATATAACACCCGTTATATTTCGAATTATGAATTGGAAGTGCTTTCCTACTACGCTTCCTGGGCAGGGCAGGCGCTGGCTAACGTCGAACGGCAGGAAAAATTGCGCCTGACTTCAGAGACCAACGAGCTCATCATTCAGATCAATCAGCAGATTTCAAAGCGTCCGGTGCATCGCGGCTGGCTCTTTCGTTCTTTAGAGCGTGTATGTGACGTTCTGCACGCTTCGAGCTGCAGCATCTTTCTGCTCGAGGGTGAGGGAGCGAACCGCCGTCTGGTGCGCAAGAGCAACTTTGTCAGGGATCGGTACGGCAGAAACGTCGAAAAAAAGATCGGACCCGAAAGCTACAAAATCGGCCAATTTTTAGTCGGCAACGTGTTCAAATCCGGCAGAAACCTGATCGAAAATAATCTGATCGGTTTGGCGGAAAGATGCCGCAGTCATTCGCCGAAACAGATGAATCTGGCTGCTTATGATGAATTTTGCCGACACATCGGCGAGCCGGTACGCAACGCCCTGTTCGTCGTCCTTCGCTCCGAAGGCCGCAAGATCGGCGTGATTCGCGTCATCAATAAAAAACAGAGCGATATTTACGGCAATCGAGATTTTACCGCCGACGATCTGAAAGCCTTGGAGGCATTAGCGGGACAAATAGCTCTGGCCTACGACACGTTCAACATGGTCAAAAACCTCCGCGAATCGCAAAGGCTGAAAGAGTTCATTGCCGCCGAGTATGCCCATACGATGAAAAATCTCCTGCAGCCGATCGTCACCTTGTCCGGGTTGCTCGAAAGAGATCCGGGCGACAAGGAGCTCTGGGAGCTGATGGCTAACGAGATCGCACGCATGAAAACGACGATCAACACTATGCTGAACCTCGCACAGGCCGAGAGCGCCGAGCTGCAGATCAAAAAAACAGCCGTCTCTCCTGCCGACCTGCTGCACAGAGTCGTCAAACCGTACATCATTTTGGCGGCTGATAAAAACATGGAGATCAGATTGTCGATTTCCCAAAACCTGCCTATATTAGAAATGGATGAGATGCTGATTTACGACGCCGTAGCCAACTTGCTGGACAACGCCGTAAAATACGGAGACCCGGACAAACCGATCCTTCTTTCAGCCCGTTTGTCTAGATTTTTCCTGCTGATCAGCGTTGCTGATTATGGGCCGCAGATTCCCAAAGAAGAGCGACAGCTCATTTTCGAAAAATATTACACCGGCAAAGGCTTTGCCGACACCATCAAACAGATCGGTTTGGGACTAACCTACGTCAAAACGGTTGCCGAGGCGCACGGCGGCAAAGTCTATGTCGATCCGCATTTCAAGCAAGGCGCCAAAATTGTCATGAAACTGCCGCTGCAAAAAGCAGAGGAGGTAGAATGAAACGAGTTTTGATCATCGAAGATGAAGTCGTGATCCGCATCGGCTTTGAAAAGCTGCTCAAGAAAAGAAGCTGCATCATCGATAAGGTTCGAAGCTTTCAGGAGGCTCTCATCGCCCTCGACAACTTTAGCTACGATCTCATCTTGCTGGATCTGGTCATCCCTCCCTACGAAAAAGAAAGCGGATTTAACATCATTAAAAAACTCAAAGAAAAGAAACTGAACCAGGCAACGCCGATCGTCATCATTTCGGGCAAGAAATCGGAAGAAGAAATCAAAAAGCGGATTCATGAAGACGACAACGTCGTGGACGTGCTCATCAAGCCGGTGCAGAACGACAAGCTTTTGGAGGCCGTGGAAAAAGTTTTGGGCCCCTGCACGGCGTAAGCTTATCCGTCGACAATACGTTAAAGACTGCAGAGGATACTCATTCAAATCCTTGAGGCATAAAATGGCAAAATTTCTCTCTTCCCTCACAATTTTGGCGCTGTTGGGAACCTCGATTACGGCGACTACCGTTAACCCCCGCTTCCTTAAAGAGCAATGGGAAGCATCATGGATCAGTCATCCGACAGCCGACCTGAATCAATACGGCGTTTATCATTTTCGCAAGACCTTTAGTTTGGACAAAATACCTGATCGCTTTATCGTTCACCTATCGGCCGACAACCGCTATCGGCTTTTTGTCAACGGCCGCTCGGTCTGCACCGGACCGGAGCGGTGGGACCTTGCGCACTGGCGCTTCGAGAGCGTCGACCTTACCCCTTATCTTTCCCAAGGAAAGAATGTGTTGGCCGCG includes:
- a CDS encoding transposase, whose amino-acid sequence is MTNLIEKFQYPLHKLFRFDCADLDFGIYRIMNYKRQVIEKWITEDLPRTVSDELRRDAPAEQAAEGWFQLMRLIKRVGGHIINFLAQIEDFQKMLWEKKKSEKSGRNVRDPGNADVPSAVSSAEHKGRHSRGYLPHFDAGNIFQFITFRLHDSVPASVIEQWKQELHWREGLAADSKETVELRKRIEQYADSGRGACYLRNERIARLVQDALKYFDGERYRLIAWCIMPNHVHVLIEVMDVSLSKILQSWKSYTAHEANKLLGRSGAFWGPDYFDRYIRDEKHFQATVKYILQNPVKARLVDRPEQWPWAGYVGLSGNTGNAEISRSHLYHLHRLHKKAET
- a CDS encoding YgiT-type zinc finger protein produces the protein MKPFEKCPVCGGELVEKEVEKLLKGGRHTAVIRVHAEVCLQCGERLYDDETVQRFEQIRQKLERDQVEKFEPIGQTFQVS
- a CDS encoding DUF4380 domain-containing protein, with the translated sequence MCNEKKNIEPSTRQGVVVTKITYSGWPESYELRNAQVKVIVVPGIGRIMHYGFRNGPNILWTNPQYSGITLPSGQPYRENGALAWANFGGDKVWPTEQSKFPEINGYAWPPDHWFDGGRYDAEEIPDGVRIISGVSDFCGARCIREITLADSGTDLSIRQTIRKEKRARKASVEPIEFTIWNVTQIRSPLAALFNLNPNSSLPDGIRFWSDEARAQFYRRGSVGVFKPSPTVSQKAGADSDYWLAAIVDNVVIAEFFRRQPGVHPDGDLSAEVYTSPQYTELELLSPLTKLSIGQEIHHDIVWRLYALPSSARTVEEKIEVAAGWLRSFE
- a CDS encoding DUF4258 domain-containing protein; translation: MKIDNLIDAIRNHRVRITDHADEEAQADGLSFEEIFISVLRGEIIEHYDNDKPYPSCLVYGMNFSGDAIHSVWAFNPANQWAVLITVYRPDPDRWIDGRVRRKK
- a CDS encoding tagaturonate epimerase family protein: MRLGKYSIGIGDRFGLEGEAQLAALQQALALGVEIIPVWNKSFREHSIIGSTPEQTRRAADAAVHARKWALPYFVDADHVGLKTVDLFIDACDFITLDVADFIGKPAAKETVESFVTAQRKRIGKVSMPEFDIVLDLSEERLRAAAAKYLCAVQEAGRIYRRIAERKRGEFVIEVSMDETETPQTPEELLVILAAIAEEDIPVQTIAPKFCGSFYKGIDYVGNALQFAYEFAASAAAVHYAAHHYNLPDNLKLSVHSGSDKFSLYPHIHRVLKKFNVGLHLKTAGTTWLEELIGLTTTPKGLRIVKSIYNAALERFDELIRPYAAVVNIDRRRLPNPAEVSSWDGRQFAEALRHDPHCPHFNPHLRQLLHVSFKIAAELGADFITAIEEHREIIHEKVKYNLFERHIKPLFID
- a CDS encoding starvation-sensing protein RspA; this encodes MTRRQLFGRLGAAGTAALLGRRAFAAAAEIPERRGLPELKITDVKAITTAPSGIRLTVVKVETSEPGLYGLGCATFNQRTLPVAVAVDQYLKPFAVGRSADNIEDLWQNAYTSSYWRNGPVLNNALSGLDQALWDIKGKRAGMPVYQLLGGKCRFAVDTYAHCNGRDFKELEEDVKRKMAEGYRHVRIQLGGYGAAHLSKPPDFRDAGFGDPRDGHMDVYPYIASTVKMFEHIRKTCGDEIELLHDIHERIPPIDAINLCKQLEEYRPFFIEDPFPPEANAWFKQLRAQTSVPIAMGELFNNPHEWIDLIVNRCIDFIRVHISQIGGLTPARKLAALAEAFQVRTAWHGPGDVSPVGHAANIHLDLAVPNFGIQERVLFDERTQEVFPGCPYVKNGYLYVNEAPGWGVDINEAAAAKYPLPEHPGYWNPIRRRDGTAVRP